A single window of Nicotiana tomentosiformis chromosome 1, ASM39032v3, whole genome shotgun sequence DNA harbors:
- the LOC104110598 gene encoding uncharacterized protein has protein sequence MAAPLSLLKLPILPSKQHQTKPKLSIPSKHSVTLLPQKLLLNETIDQLRSASLPLTALTLPFFLDAKDAFAVGGEFGIFEGRTIALIHPTVMTGLFVYTLYAGYLGWQWRRVRTIQNEINELKKQVKPVPVTPEGTPVQPPKPSPVEARIQQLTEERKELIKGSYKDKHFNAGSILLVWGVFESIAGGVNTWFRTGKLFPGPHLFAGAGITILWAAAAALVPAMQKGNETARNLHIALNTLNVILFIWQIPTGIDIVFKVFEFTSWP, from the exons ATGGCTGCCCCACTCAGCCTCCTCAAACTTCCAATCTTGCCCTCAAAACAGCACCAAACCAAACCCAAACTCTCAATTCCCAGCAAGCATTCAGTTACTCTTCTCCCACAAAAGCTCCTCCTCAACGAGACCATTGACCAACTCAGATCAGCTTCTCTTCCTCTAACAGCACTTACATTGCCTTTCTTTCTCGATGCCAAG GATGCATTTGCAGTGGGTGGAGAGTTTGGGATATTTGAGGGAAGAACTATTGCTCTGATTCATCCTACTGTGATGACTGGTTTGTTTGTATACACTTTATATGCGGGTTATCTTGGATGGCAATGGCGGAGAGTTAGGACTATTCAAAATGAGATTAATGAGCTGAAGAAGCAAGTCAAACCTGTCCCTGTGACCCCTGAAGGCACCCCTGTTCAACCCCCTAAGCCATCCCCTGTTGAAGCCAGAATTCAGCAACTCACTGAG GAACGGAAGGAGCTGATTAAAGGTTCATACAAGGATAAACACTTCAATGCAGGTTCCATATTGCTTGTATGGGGGGTGTTTGAGTCGATTGCTGGAGGTGTGAATACCTGGTTTAGGACTGGGAAGTTATTTCCAGGGCCTCATTTATTTGCCGGGGCAG GGATTACAATTCTGTGGGCAGCAGCAGCAGCCCTTGTACCAGCAATGCAAAAGGGGAATGAAACAGCAAGAAATCTGCACATAGCTTTGAACACATTAAACGTTATCCTCTTCATTTGGCAAATCCCTACTGGAATTGACATTGTCTTCAAAGTATTCGAATTTACCAGCTGGCCTTGA
- the LOC104110599 gene encoding gibberellin-regulated protein 14-like, translated as MSNQQRPFSWFRLAPFGRQMQPTPAPAPTPRPTALRAPAPQPFRPPAPQPRPTVRPPPPAVTSPPPPTRALFPGITTITAARSPTTSTAPPSPAKSIPAITSVPSSPAATSTFLPITSSSFTLRSPETKTSAPPSSSLTTSPFPKPVPSPPKTAAPTTPITTVTASTTATTTLSPRTIKPFKESPQKYPETNPLFRPPPPEKEPKRAPVEEETKKLMLGQGTAGNSSSKMNEKAATDSKKVTELKKLPRRLVTLIGENKGAIMVLSPNSTKKSYTNGFGGKSQTVGGNKEEGQTHVKGSNKKKEDQNEMNTMEMEESTLFINSNVQGVNNSILDDSSLTHHDPGFHIFFSTD; from the coding sequence ATGTCAAACCAACAACGACCATTTTCATGGTTCAGGTTGGCTCCTTTCGGTCGCCAAATGCAACCAACCCCAGCTCCAGCTCCAACGCCACGGCCAACAGCACTTAGAGCTCCTGCTCCACAGCCATTTAGGCCCCCAGCACCTCAGCCTCGGCCAACTGTTCGACCACCACCACCTGCTGTCACATCTCCTCCTCCACCTACTAGAGCATTGTTCCCTGGCATTACTACTATTACTGCTGCAAGATCTCCAACAACATCGACTGCCCCTCCCTCTCCAGCGAAATCAATACCTGCAATAACATCTGTCCCTTCTTCTCCTGCAGCAACTTCCACATTTCTCCCAATCACATCCTCTTCTTTCACCTTAAGGAGCCCTGAAACCAAGACCTCTGCTCCACCTTCCTCTTCATTGACAACTTCTCCATTCCCAAAACCAGTACCATCACCACCTAAAACTGCTGCGCCTACAACTCCCATCACCACTGTCACTGCTTCTACTACTGCAACCACAACCTTATCTCCAAGAACTATCAAGCCTTTTAAGGAATCACCACAAAAGTACCCTGAAACCAACCCTCTGTTTCGTCCACCGCCTCCAGAAAAAGAACCCAAGCGTGCACCAGTGGAAGAAGAGACTAAGAAACTAATGCTGGGGCAAGGAACCGCTGGAAATTCTTCTTCTAAGATGAATGAGAAAGCTGCTACTGATAGTAAGAAAGTTACTGAACTGAAAAAATTACCAAGGAGATTGGTAACGCTGATTGGTGAAAACAAAGGGGCCATAATGGTATTGAGTCCTAATTCCACCAAGAAATCTTATACTAATGGCTTTGGAGGTAAGTCTCAAACTGTTGGAGGCAACAAAGAAGAAGGTCAAACCCATGTTAAAGGGTCAAACAAGAAGAAGGAAGATCAAAATGAGATGAATACAATGGAGATGGAAGAGTCTACACTGTTCATTAACAGTAATGTACAAGGAGTAAACAACTCCATTTTAGATGATTCAAGTCTCACTCACCATGATCCTGGTTTTCATATCTTCTTCTCAACGGATTAA